In Synechococcus sp. PCC 6312, one genomic interval encodes:
- a CDS encoding AraC family transcriptional regulator: protein MVITTFNGKTRITARGPETKASEADFPANAEFFGITFKLGTFMPHLPVKTLLDRQDVTFPKASSKSFWLHGLAWEFPTFENADVFVNRLIHQKMLVRDSVVAAAIQGHMPDLSRRSLQYRFLQATGLTHKTIQQIERARSAVLLLEQGTPICDTALELRYFDQAHLTNSLKRFIGKTPAQVAHKRAVK, encoded by the coding sequence ATGGTGATCACGACCTTCAACGGCAAAACGAGGATCACCGCACGAGGTCCAGAGACGAAAGCATCGGAAGCTGATTTTCCCGCCAACGCTGAGTTCTTTGGCATCACTTTCAAACTTGGCACGTTCATGCCCCATCTCCCTGTAAAAACCCTTCTGGATAGACAGGATGTGACTTTTCCTAAAGCGTCAAGCAAGTCCTTCTGGCTACATGGCTTGGCGTGGGAGTTTCCGACTTTTGAAAACGCGGACGTGTTCGTCAACAGGCTTATCCATCAGAAGATGCTCGTGCGCGATTCAGTGGTCGCGGCAGCAATCCAGGGACATATGCCCGATCTGTCCAGACGTTCTCTACAGTATCGCTTCTTGCAGGCAACAGGATTAACCCACAAGACGATTCAGCAAATTGAACGCGCCCGCAGTGCCGTTTTGCTGCTTGAGCAAGGTACGCCTATTTGTGACACTGCCTTAGAGCTACGCTACTTCGATCAGGCACATCTAACCAATTCACTAAAACGCTTCATTGGAAAAACGCCTGCACAAGTTGCTCATAAACGTGCGGTTAAATAG
- a CDS encoding dihydrofolate reductase family protein, translating into MRKVVVTEFLSLDGVIEEPAWTAPYWNDEIAKFKGEEQDTSDALLLGRVTYQGFAAAWPTSKDEGADYMNNVPKYVVSTTLSMLTWSNSTLIKDNVVEEIAKLKQQDGQDILVYGSATLVHILMQHDLVDRYRLLVYPVVVGKGKHLFKESTTVSLKLLESQLFSSGVVALIYEPDRK; encoded by the coding sequence ATGCGAAAAGTTGTCGTCACCGAATTCTTGTCCCTAGATGGCGTTATAGAAGAACCCGCCTGGACTGCCCCCTACTGGAATGATGAAATCGCGAAGTTTAAAGGCGAGGAGCAAGATACCAGCGATGCCTTGTTGTTGGGGCGTGTGACCTATCAAGGGTTTGCAGCAGCCTGGCCAACGAGCAAGGATGAAGGGGCAGACTATATGAACAACGTACCCAAATACGTGGTGTCAACAACCCTAAGCATGTTGACGTGGAGCAACTCAACGCTGATTAAAGACAATGTTGTAGAGGAAATCGCCAAACTCAAGCAGCAGGACGGTCAGGACATTCTAGTTTACGGCAGTGCCACGCTTGTGCATATACTCATGCAACATGATCTTGTGGATCGCTACCGACTGCTGGTCTACCCGGTGGTGGTGGGCAAAGGTAAGCACTTGTTTAAAGAAAGCACTACCGTGTCTTTAAAGCTTTTGGAATCACAGCTATTCAGCTCAGGTGTTGTGGCACTGATCTATGAACCAGATCGCAAATAA
- a CDS encoding DUF2283 domain-containing protein: MKIQYFEDTDTLYITFSQKIPNETREIDENTLLDLDEGGQLCGMTIEHAKDRVGIPEVKYEKIPT, encoded by the coding sequence ATGAAAATTCAATACTTTGAAGATACTGACACGTTATACATAACCTTTTCTCAGAAGATTCCAAACGAGACAAGAGAAATTGACGAGAATACTCTACTAGATTTAGACGAAGGCGGACAACTTTGTGGAATGACCATTGAACACGCCAAAGATAGAGTGGGTATTCCAGAGGTAAAGTATGAAAAAATTCCCACATAA
- a CDS encoding VWA domain-containing protein → MKPIETASELYREIKKRGLHLRKENGRDNSLLQELKNKLGCENLRLQEFFDTTDLSAEVFLKNFLQLSAPFACMFKEIWHYLNSQYAPNATETISVRFGFEDSEDQCSVDLEQFRRYVETIERFLSTVTTQLWPREALNRLFHLGNVLIDEANEPTRKLYNEHGRYEPGKSYKLPIVSSIDHPFDKIIKDISEVFKCIIDSYVVEQEHQRTTRQLPELKGNTKESEEQMSLRLSTYLLTDLLPVWFYILDRYPEIKSSAKDTALKEYKNSVEPLLLSKESITESVLWEALDILDLPFWRHRWHTYEVWASVLTLQSLKAYRPTLRIEKGHVALDGFSAAVVADLKASDHSSACLAVQVETPFKRGKRKAIKPDLRVCFDNPKLIDNTAGVVEFKQRWKINRKELEEMAIAYSRGCPKSGGVIILNYDKTDTPVSLPPRAYLIEGVHPQNPNNVKQFQQQLLKILEDAGLIPMTEETVVLLDVSSSMGYLYQDSEVQKYLCELLAIPWIKIFRFNDGLIAGGDIDTAMAQNLTTSGGTQLGKALLDIESLFGLPTKLLIVTDGEHDNPRKFLDRIQNVKECLPGEIGKEIQWLR, encoded by the coding sequence ATGAAACCAATCGAAACTGCAAGTGAACTTTATCGCGAGATCAAGAAACGTGGGCTTCATCTTCGCAAAGAAAACGGACGGGACAACTCACTACTTCAGGAGCTTAAAAATAAGCTTGGGTGCGAAAATCTACGCTTACAGGAATTTTTCGATACAACAGATTTATCTGCTGAAGTCTTTCTGAAGAATTTTCTACAACTGTCTGCCCCATTTGCTTGCATGTTTAAGGAAATATGGCATTACTTGAACAGCCAATATGCACCGAATGCTACAGAAACTATTTCCGTTCGCTTTGGTTTTGAGGACTCGGAAGACCAATGCTCGGTTGATCTAGAACAATTTCGTCGATATGTTGAGACTATTGAACGATTTTTATCCACTGTTACTACCCAACTTTGGCCCCGTGAAGCTCTCAATAGGCTATTCCATCTTGGTAATGTGTTGATTGATGAAGCAAATGAGCCAACACGGAAGCTTTATAATGAACATGGACGTTATGAGCCTGGAAAATCTTACAAATTGCCTATTGTAAGCTCCATTGATCATCCTTTTGACAAGATTATCAAGGACATCAGTGAGGTTTTCAAGTGCATCATCGACAGTTATGTAGTTGAACAGGAACACCAACGGACAACAAGACAACTCCCAGAACTTAAAGGAAATACGAAAGAATCTGAGGAGCAGATGTCTTTAAGATTATCGACTTACTTGCTAACAGACTTACTTCCCGTATGGTTTTACATACTAGATAGATATCCTGAAATCAAAAGCAGTGCGAAAGATACTGCTCTTAAAGAATACAAAAATAGCGTAGAACCACTCCTTTTATCGAAGGAGAGTATCACTGAATCTGTGCTTTGGGAAGCTCTCGACATTCTTGATCTTCCATTTTGGCGTCATCGGTGGCATACATACGAAGTTTGGGCTAGTGTGCTGACATTGCAGTCTCTCAAAGCTTACAGACCTACCCTGAGAATTGAAAAAGGGCATGTTGCTCTCGACGGATTCTCAGCAGCAGTCGTTGCTGACCTAAAAGCTAGTGATCATAGTTCAGCGTGCCTAGCTGTTCAGGTTGAAACACCTTTCAAGCGGGGAAAACGAAAAGCAATCAAACCTGATCTAAGAGTTTGTTTCGACAATCCGAAATTGATAGACAATACTGCAGGCGTGGTCGAATTCAAGCAGAGATGGAAAATTAATAGAAAAGAATTAGAAGAAATGGCCATTGCTTACTCAAGAGGTTGCCCAAAGAGTGGAGGAGTCATAATCCTGAATTATGACAAGACAGACACACCTGTTTCCCTTCCGCCTAGAGCATATCTCATAGAAGGAGTGCATCCTCAAAACCCAAATAATGTAAAACAATTCCAGCAGCAGCTATTAAAAATCCTGGAGGACGCTGGTTTAATTCCCATGACTGAAGAGACTGTAGTTCTTCTAGATGTTTCATCAAGCATGGGATATTTGTACCAAGATAGTGAAGTCCAAAAGTACTTGTGCGAACTTCTAGCTATTCCTTGGATAAAGATTTTTCGTTTTAACGATGGTTTGATTGCGGGAGGAGATATTGATACAGCAATGGCACAAAACCTTACGACGAGTGGAGGAACACAACTTGGGAAGGCTCTGTTAGACATCGAATCGCTTTTCGGACTACCAACTAAGCTTTTGATCGTAACTGATGGCGAACACGACAACCCAAGGAAATTTCTGGATCGAATACAGAATGTAAAAGAGTGTTTACCAGGAGAAATCGGAAAAGAAATCCAATGGCTAAGATAG